Proteins co-encoded in one Aethina tumida isolate Nest 87 chromosome 7, icAetTumi1.1, whole genome shotgun sequence genomic window:
- the LOC109605070 gene encoding uncharacterized protein LOC109605070 — translation MDVLPVEIIELILMKCDGKTLLNCRHIDDKTAEIVDYLSQKTQIWKWCCNEDIPKNEMVDYCRRYTGGYQDYRKWLHIYQNWYAWHNPSDITCKMKGTPVEISRISCLAVLGNLVAVGSEDGRLKVYRDHWQLLHSSRHFSVRIIGVEFLCRDDKNLDEVNILIAFSKGFKVMALTGPDERTIYGSKSYSVFQDHICYETEGGRTTISKIQSLDEEIDEKVLWFSRIYSPTRIVCQKMWNGVCTFLINDRIKYVRYENPEITPMEALTERTSVDFNFTLRDNSYKTQIRKILRDEAIVSTYKNDSHHKSEYIEFCLLNETNGYSTKLFNSSEIFNSSISCIHLYGNTLILGVDIGNIYIYHVGSWKNLNLRDYDRKIIVGRHPIMAIDVKETESERIFYIASKFCVHELSGFSVKYK, via the exons ATCACAG AAAACGCAAATATGGAAATGGTGTTGCAATGAAGATATACCCAAGAATGAAATGGTTGACTATTGTCGGAGATATACTGGAGGGTATCAAGATTATAGGAAATGGCtacatatttatcaaaattggtATGCCTGGCATAACCCCTCAGATATTACTTGCAAAATGAAAGGAACACCTGTTGAAATTTCAAGAATCTCTTGCTTGGCTGTGTTAG gaaatttgGTTGCGGTTGGTTCCGAAGACGGACGTTTAAAAGTTTACAGAGACCACTGGCAGCTCCTCCACTCGTCCAGACACTTTTCAGTCCGGATAATCGGGGTGGAGTTCCTCTGCCGCGACGACAAAAACCTGGATGAGgttaacatattaattgcGTTCTCGAAAGGCTTTAAAGTCATGGCGCTGACCGGTCCCGACGAAAGGACGATTTACGGCAGCAAATCATATAG CGTGTTCCAAGATCACATATGTTACGAAACGGAGGGTGGTAGGACGACGATAAGTAAAATTCAATCGCTGGACGAAGAGATCGACGAAAAAGTGCTGTGGTTCTCGCGCATTTACTCACCTACTCGCATAGTCTGTCAGAAGATGTGGAACGGTGTCTGTACGTTTTTGATCAATGATAGGATCAAATACGTGCGATACGAGAATCCGGAAATCACACCCATGGAAGCCCTCACCGAAAGAACCAGCGTGGATTTTAATTTCACCTTGAGGGATAATAGTTATAAGACGCAAATAAGGAAAATTTTGAGGGACGAAGCTATCGTCAGTACAT ATAAAAACGATAGTCACCACAAATCGGAATATATAGAGTTCTGCTTGTTGAACGAAACAAACGGTTACAGCACCAAATTGTTTAACAGCAGCGAAATTTTCAACTCCAGTAtttcgtgcatccatctctatGGCAATACATTAATTCTGGGAGTCGACATCGGAAAC attTACATTTACCATGTTGGGTCCTGGAAAAACTTGAATTTAAGAGATTATGATAGGAAAATAATAGTAGGAAGACATCCGATAATGGCCATTGATGTGAAGGAAACCGAATccgaaagaatattttatattgccaGCAAATTTTGCGTGCATGAACTATCCGGATTTTcggtcaaatataaataa